In Electrophorus electricus isolate fEleEle1 chromosome 1, fEleEle1.pri, whole genome shotgun sequence, a single window of DNA contains:
- the zgc:112148 gene encoding Golgi apparatus membrane protein TVP23 homolog B, producing MLRQDSQGDVPLFDEDDTALRKNKLKIQHPVATFFHLFFRISAIVVYLLCERISSSFIASMVTIILLLSCDFWAVKNVTGRLLVGLRWWNQVDDNGKSHWVFESRKESSKKETSSSEVRVFWLGLVMCPVLWVFFVFFALISFNVKWLVVVIMGLVLQWANLYGYVRCKVGGGSNLKTMATNYFGLQLFKQAMNNSQRP from the exons ATGTTGAGACAG GATTCACAAGGCGACGTGCCACTGTTCGATGAGGATGACACTGCACTCAGAAAGAACAAGTTAAAAATCCA ACACCCTGTGGCCACTTTCTTCCACCTGTTCTTTCGAATAAGTGCTATCGtcgtgtacctgctgtgtgagcGTATTAGCAGCAGTTTCATTGCCAGCATGGTTACCATCATACTCCTTCTCTCCTGTGATTTCTGGGCAGTTAAG AATGTTACTGGAAGGCTTCTGGTGGGATTGAGGTGGTGGAACCAAGTTGATGACAATGGGAAGAGCCACTGGGTGTTTGAGTCTAGAAAG GAAAGCAGTAAAAAAGAGACCTCGAGTTCAGAGGTCCGAGTGTTCTGGCTGGGTTTGGTCATGTGCCCAGTCTTATGGGTATTCTTTGTGTTCTTTGCTCTCATTTCCTTCAACGTCAAGTGGTTG gTGGTGGTGATTATGGGACTGGTATTACAGTGGGCTAACCTCTATGGGTATGTCCGTTGCAAAGTGGGGGGTGGAAGCAATCTGAAAACCATGGCAACCAACTATTTTGGCCTTCAGCTCTTTAAGCAG GCAATGAACAATTCACAAAGACCCTAA
- the LOC113571443 gene encoding tripartite motif-containing protein 16-like protein: protein MEEVTLPKEIPVGTWPTMENNHKEGCGEEHESVKCTAAVETLSDNNTPLEACECASQCTAVPQSGVEVMCDSCMEEPRQASKSCLTCMVSYCEEHLRPHLENSKFQNHQLVEPQLDTELRACECHRLALQLYCATDGCCICPSCETEEHEGHAVTDVAEARKNIEGELQDKQKGMVKTLTAAEEAINKLQKNTASIDSSVAGVQAVIEQQFSSLRVAVEDACRSSLDMLDGEHKQALSQAESIRTHLEQKSGELKKTMTQVERFAKKKNDVDFLQEYAEWRKVSTDVQLPSVYISLIDRLATFSNFIKESTQATCNELKSTYNVQLKELCKSDRLGIKTMVHPSSPTKLQAFSPDPVTRDDFLTYATNLSFDPDSTHKFLRLTEDNRKATNTTPWQHSYPYMAERFEHWRQVMTSESLYLGRHYFEVELSGEGAYVGLTYKSINRKGQENSCCVTGNDFSWCLGRESHGYSAWHCDVETSVEVKEFTKIGCYVDYKKGLLAFYGIAETMNLLHKYSVRFLEPLYPVFWLSKKDNMVVLVKPSD, encoded by the exons ATGGAAGAAGTCACTTTACCTAAAGAAATTCCAGTTGGCACTTGGCCAACCATGGAAAATAACCACAAAGAAGGTTGCGGAGAAGAGCACGAGTCAGTGAAATGCACAGCTGCCGTAGAGACTCTGAGCGACAACAACACACCTTTGGAGGCTTGTGAATGTGCCTCACAATGCACCGCTGTCCCGCAGTCAGGGGTGGAGGTGATGTGTGACTCCTGCATGGAGGAGCCCCGGCAAGCTTCCAAGTCCTGCCTCACCTGCATGGTGTCCTACTGTGAGGAGCACCTCCGACCACATCTGGAGAACAGCAAGTTCCAGAACCACCAGCTGGTGGAGCCGCAGCTGGACACAGAGCTGCGGGCATGTGAGTGCCACCGCCTGGCCCTGCAGCTATACTGCGCAACAGACGGCTGCTGCATCTGCCCCAGCTGCGAGACAGAGGAACACGAGGGCCATGCCGTGACTGATGTAGCAGAGGCACGCAAAAACATAGAG GGAGAGCTCCAAGACAAACAGAAGGGAATGGTAAAGACTTTAACAGCAGCAGAGGAGGCCATCAACAAGCTACAGAAGAACACTGCATCCATAGAT AGTTCAGTGGCTGGCGTGCAGGCAGTGATTGAGCAGCAGTTCTCATCACTGCGAGTGGCGGTTGAGGATGCTTGTAGGAGCTCTCTGGACATGCTGGACGGGGAACACAAGCAAGCGCTAAGTCAGGCTGAGAGCATCAGGACTCATCTGGAGCAGAAGTCTGGTGAACTAAAGAAGACCATGACACAAGTGGAGCGATTTGCCAAGAAGAAGAATGATGTAGACTTTTTACAG GAGTACGCGGAGTGGAGAAAGGTGTCGACAGATGTCCAGTTGCCCAGTGTTTACATCAGCCTCATAGACCGGCTGGCCACATTCAGCAATTTCATCAAAGAGTCGACACAGGCCACATGCAATGAGCTGAAGTCTACCTACAATGTTCAGCTGAAGGAGCTCTGTAAAAGTG acagactgggTATTAAAACCATGGTTCATCCAAGCTCTCCGACCAAGCTACAAGCCTTCAGCCCTGATCCTGTTACCAGGGACGACTTCCTCACCT ATGCTACCAATCTAAGCTTCGATCCTGATTCTACACACAAGTTCCTCAGGCTCACTGAGGACAACCGAAAAGCTACTAACACAACGCCATGGCAACATAGCTACCCATATATGGCTGAGCGTTTCGAGCACTGGCGCCAGGTCATGACCTCTGAGAGCCTCTACTTGGGCCGCCATTACTTCGAGGTGGAGCTGAGTGGTGAGGGGGCATATGTGGGCCTCACTTATAAAAGCATCAACCGCAAAGGACAAGAAAACAGCTGCTGTGTCACAGGGAATGATTTCTCATGGTGCCTCGGTAGAGAAAGCCATGGCTACTCTGCATGGCATTGCGACGTGGAAACCTCTGTGGAGGTGAAGGAGTTCACGAAGATTGGCTGCTATGTTGACTATAAGAAAGGTCTGCTGGCCTTCTATGGCATAGCTGAGACCATGAACCTTCTTCATAAGTATAGCGTTCGGTTTCTGGAGCCATTGTACCCTGTGTTCTGGCTCTCCAAGAAGGACAATATGGTTGTTCTAGTTAAGCCAAGTGATTAG
- the amn gene encoding protein amnionless, translated as MMAITEDVFLFLCILSSACALYKQWVSDTNFENATNWDKDLVPCGSDQVEFPEQTKVAVYVGAAHALSGMILPMDGEFILASRAGFSITEGHDPACGEGVITQFKDHNSLKWFDPALWKAAASLDDLHRGSYLFFVHEESVPCQHDDAVFRDASSFRVDISANGGSVLVKSVSILGQTFSNNFDFSHYMASSLGKLQFHGSSSLRVDGSACNDPTGCPCGNSANRDWICANIECSQLDCKKPLHPVGHCCDVCGAIVTIQFSANFNLESYRQHMQNLFLSLPNYRSLQMALSKVSKTHRLLGVIPYETTHEIQVVLQDQNAGPASGMLAEALAREVLKDASAHGSELGIDRAEFHASSGASSSDVSAAIAGNVAAGVLGTLAVLAFIVLMVVLHRRGRLSMPHLPSLRRRRKDGEIGEPGGPIDHGFDNPMFEKTNMIPDVPGLYGVESLNTITLTQSGVHFINPVYDETDFSA; from the coding sequence ATGATGGCAATCACAGAAGAcgtctttcttttcctctgtatTCTCAGCTCTGCATGTGCGCTATACAAACAATGGGTCTCAGACACTAACTTTGAAAATGCAACAAACTGGGACAAAGATTTAGTGCCTTGCGGGAGTGACCAAGTGGAGTTTCCAGAACAGACCAAAGTAGCTGTGTATGTGGGGGCAGCTCATGCACTTTCCGGAATGATCCTGCCTATGGATGGAGAGTTTATCCTAGCCTCAAGAGCTGGTTTTTCCATCACAGAAGGTCATGATCCTGCTTGTGGTGAAGGTGTCATCACACAGTTCAAAGACCATAACTCTCTGAAGTGGTTCGACCCAGCTCTGTGGAAGGCGGCAGCTTCTTTAGATGACCTGCACAGAGGCTCATATCTCTTCTTCGTCCATGAGGAGAGTGTTCCTTGTCAGCATGACGATGCAGTGTTCCGGGATGCCTCGTCTTTCCGTGTGGACATATCGGCGAATGGAGGCAGTGTACTTGTCAAGAGTGTATCGATTTTGGGCCAGACTTTCAGCAACAACTTTGACTTTTCTCATTACATGGCATCAAGTCTGGGTAAACTTCAGTTCCATGGATCCTCCTCACTCAGAGTTGATGGGTCAGCCTGCAATGACCCCACGGGGTGCCCGTGCGGAAATTCGGCCAACCGTGATTGGATCTGTGCAAATATAGAGTGTTCCCAGCTCGACTGCAAGAAACCCCTGCATCCAGTGGGCCACTGTTGCGATGTCTGTGGTGCCATCGTGACCATTCAGTTCTCTGCCAACTTCAACCTTGAATCATATCGCCAACACATGCAGAATCTCTTCCTCAGCCTGCCCAATTACAGGTCTCTCCAGATGGCTTTGTCAAAGGtgtcaaaaacacacagactgctGGGAGTCATTCCTTATGAGACTACTCATGAAATCCAGGTGGTTCTCCAGGACCAGAATGCAGGTCCAGCATCTGGCATGTTAGCGGAGGCTCTTGCCCGTGAGGTACTGAAAGACGCCAGCGCCCATGGTTCTGAGCTGGGCATTGACCGTGCAGAATTCCATGCCTCTTCAGGGGCAAGTAGTAGTGATGTGTCTGCAGCGATAGCTGGAAATGTGGCAGCGGGTGTGCTGGGCACTTTGGCTGTGCTGGCTTTCATTGTCCTCATGGTAGTTCTGCATCGGCGAGGTAGGCTCAGCATGCCACATTTGCCCTCTCTCAGAAGACGGAGGAAGGATGGTGAGATTGGAGAACCAGGTGGGCCCATAGACCATGGCTTTGACAATCCCATGTTTGAGAAGACAAACATGATACCTGATGTACCTGGGCTATATGGAGTAGAGAGTCTGAATACCATTACTTTAACACAGTCAGGTGTGCATTTCATAAATCCTGTGTATGATGAAACTGATTTCAGTGCATGA